CCTTCGACGAAGCACGGCAGCTGCTTGGGATGCGTCGGTTCACCTTCGAGAAGGTCTGGCCCGCGCGGGTCCTCGGGCGGGCGTCCTCCTGGCCGCAGCGCAAATCGAGGCCCTGGCGGCACGAGGTTGTGGCGCTGCGGGACGCGTTCTAGGCGGCGGCGCCGCGCGCGACCGAAGACCTAGGATCGGGCTGGGTGTCCTTGTCGGCATTCGCGCGGACCTCCCGGCAGGGACCTGCTGCCACGGCGCGCTTGCTCTTGGACGGCGCGCTGGCCCCGGCGGTCCGCTGTCCCGACGACCATGGATGGGAGGCGATCCGGGTGCTCGAGACACAGATAAACCGCCACCGAAAGCCGCTCGCGCGCTCGCTGCGACACGCGGATGGACAGCTGACGACCGAAGCGCTCGCCGCGAGCTACGGGCTGCGCTATGTCACGATTACCCGTCTTGTGGAGTTGACCCTGCTTCCGCCAGCGGATCGCCACAAGGTGGACGGGCGGCGGATGGAGGGCTATCCGGTGGCCGCCGTCGAACAGCTCTTCGCGCACCATCGCACCCTCAGCGATCTGGCCGCGGCGCATGGCTGCAGCCCGCACCTGATGGCGCCGCTGCTCGCCCGGCTCGGCGTGCGTCCGTTGATCGCCGAGAAGGGCCACACCCGCCTCTACGCCATTGCCGATCTGCCCCCCGCGATCCGCCTGGCCGAGGAGGTCGCAAAGGCCCAGGCCCGCACTGCGCGGTTCAAGACACCGCAAAAGGGTGCTCTGTCACAGGAGTAGACCGTAGCGGCATGGCCATCCCGGTTGCGCCAAAAAAAACGACAGCACTGCTCGGGAAATTGACCTGAGCGGCGGTGCTGACGCGGAACTGAAAGCCTTGCCCCTCACTGCCGTGACCTGAGCGCGGCACGATTCAGCGCGACCAGCTCCAAAATCAGTTAATACCGGCCCTTCGCATTCTCGAACCGAACTCAACGCGTTGGGTCCGGCATGGCACAACTGGGCCGCGCTCCCCGAACCCCGCTCGAGCGACGCCGCCGGCAAAATGGCAAAGCAGTGTCCCAAAAAGGAAAGATACAGTGGCAAACATCAGAACCGGGGGAACCATTTGGTCGGGCTGAGAGGATTCGAACCTCCGACCCCCTGCTCCCGAAGCAGGTGCGCTACCAGGCTGCGCTACAGCCCGACCGAATGGCGCGGGGGTACTCGCTTCGCGCTCCGGATGCAAGCGGTCATCGGTCGCGGCCGGGCAAAACCTGCGCAAAAGCCACGCGCCGCCCTGCATGCGGAAGCGCTGGTCCCGGGCGCGCGGCACGGCTAAAACAGGCGCGTCATGACCCGCCGCGCGCGCCTCTCCTACCTGATCAGTTTCGCACCGATCTATGTGTTCCTGAAGCTGGCCCGGCTGGTGCCGTTCCGGCGTCGGGTGGCGCTGGGCGGGGCGCTGGCCGGGCTGGCCTTGCGTCACTTCCCCCCGGCGCGCAAACGGGTGATGGCCAATCTCGCGCGGATCTATCCCGATATGGCGCCGGAAGCCGCGCGCGCCCGGTGTCGCGCCATCGGGCGGCAATTGGGGCGGACCCTGACCGAGATCCTGTTCGGGACCGAACATCAGACAAAGCATTTGCCATTCACTGTCTCTGGCCCGGGGCTGGAGGCGATCCGGGCCGCCCATGCCGCGGGCAAGCCGATCCTGCTGGTCAGTGCGCATTTCGGGCAGTGGGACGCGGCGCGCATCTATTTGCGGGATACTCTCGGGATCGAGGTCGGCGCGCTCTACCGGCCCAACAACAACCCCTATTACGAGCCTTACCTGGCCGAGGGGGCAGCCGCGTCCGGAACACCGCTCGTGCCCAAGGGCAATGACGGGTTTCGCATGCTCCTGCGGCACCTCAAGGGGGGTGGTGCCTTTGCGATCATGGCGGATCAGTATCATTTTACCGGCGCTGTGCTGCCCTTCATGGGGGCGGACGCGCGCACCGCCCTGACCCCAGCGGAGTTGGCCCTGCGCTACAAGGCGCCGCTGGTGCCGTGCTTTGGTATTCGGCGCGACGCGGAGGGGCGGATCGACGTGGTGTTCGAGGCGCCGATCGAGGGCGAGACGCCCGAAGAGATGATGCGCGCTTTCAACGACCGGGCCACCGCGCGGATCGAGGCCGACCCGGACCAGTGGCTCTGGCCGCATCGGCGGTGGAAGGGGATGGAGGGCGGCTAATCCGCGTCGGGCTTGTCGCCGGGCAGGTCGGGTTTGGCCGTGTCCGGCAGCAGCGGGCCGACCCGCGGCATGGTCCCGGTTTCGGGCCGGGACCGGGTGCGCAGGACGGGCATGTTGTCCGATACGCTGGAGCGGCTTTCTCGCGCGACGATATAGAGGCCGGAGGCGATCACGATGGCGGCCCCGAGGGCGGTGTTCAGGTCGATCCCCTCGCCGAAGAGCACGAAGCCGAAGAGCGACGCCCAGAGGATCTGGGAATACTGCATCGGCGCGATGATCGCGGCCTCCCCGGCGCGGTAGGCGGCGATGAGCAGCAGGCTCGCCCCGAAGCCGAGGGCGGCCATCAGCCCCACCGCGGCCAGGTCCCCCACGGGCATCGGGCGATAGAAGAACGGCATCAGGCAGGCCATCAGCACAAAATTCGCCACCATCGGATAGAGGAGCAGCACGACCGAGCGCTCCTCCCGCCCCACCTTGCGCACCACCACCGAGGCGAGCGCGCCACCGACCGCCGCGGTCAGGGCGGCGACATGGCCCAGGGTCAGATCCACCGCGCCGGGGCGCAGCACCACCACCACCCCGATCAGGCCCACGATGACCGCCAGCCAGCGACGCAGGCGCACGGTTTCGCCCAGGATCGGGATCGACAGCACCGTGATCAGCAATGGCGAGGCGAAGAGGATCGCGTAGACCTGTGCCAGCGGCAGGACCGTGAAGGCGTAGAACGCGGTCAGGCCGGTGATCACCGCCGCGCCGGTGCGCAGGGCGATCCACCAAGGATGCCGGGGCCGCAGATTGCCATGAGCTTTCTCGCGCATCATCATCACGGTGGTCAGCGGGAAGCTGAACAGCACGCCGAAGAACACGATCTGGAACGGTGTGTAACTGCCCCCGAGCGTTTTCACGACCACGTCATGGACCGCGAAGACGGCGAAGGCCGCAAGGCCCAGCAGGGCTCCCTTGAGGTTGGATGACAGCGTCATGGATCGGGCTTTCCGGGCGGTTTTACCGCAAACGCGGTCGACTGTGCGTCGGTTTCGCCATGTTGCCAAGAAAAAAGGACTGCATCCGGGTGGATGCAGTCCGGGTCTGCGAAGGTTGCGGGGCTCAGAGGCTGGCGTCGAGGGCCGCGATCACCGCATCGCCCATTTGCGATGTGCTGGCCGGCGCGGTGTCGCCTGCCTGCATCAGGTCCGCGGTGCGGATGCCCTGGGCGAGCACTTGGTTGACCGCGGCTTCCAGCCGGTCGGCCTCTGCCCCCTGGTCAAAGGAGTAGCGCAGCGCCATAGCAAAGCTCAGGATGCAGGCGCAGGGGTTGGCCTTGCCCTGGCCTGCGATGTCCGGGGCGGAGCCGTGGACCGGCTCGTAGAGCGCCTTGGGCCGTCCGTTTTCCATCGGCAGCCCGAGGGAGGCCGAGGGCAGCATGCCGAGCGAGCCGGTGAGCATCGCCGCCGCATCGGACAGCAGGTCGCCGAACAGGTTGTCGGTGACGATGACGTCGAACTGCTTGGGCGCGCGCACGAGCTGCATGGCGCCTGCATCGGCATACATGTGGCTCAGCTCCACATCCGCGTATTCGGCGGCATGGATCTCGGTCACCACGTCGCGCCACAGGATGCCCGACTCCATGACATTGGCTTTCTCCATCGAGCAGACCTTGTTGCCGCGCTTCTTGGCCAGCTCGAAGGCCGAACGCGCGACGCGGGCGATCTCGCTCTCGGTATAGCGCTGTGTATTGATGCCGACCCGCTCGTTGCCTTCCTTGTGGATGCCGCGCGGCTCGCCGAAATAGACGCCGGAGGTCAGCTCGCGCACGATCATGATGTCCAGCCCGGCGACGATATCCTTCTTGAGCGACGAGAAATCCGCCAGCGCGTCGAAGCACTGGGCCGGGCGCAGGTTGGCAAAGAGGTCCATCTCCTTGCGCAGGCGCAGCAGGCCGCGCTCGGGCTTCAGCGAGAAGTCGAGCGTGTCGTATTTCGGCCCGCCCACGGCGCCGAGCAGGACGGCGTCGACCGCTTGGGCCTTGGCCATGGTCTCGTCCGCAAGCGGCACACCGTGCACGTCGTAGGCCGCCCCGCCCACGAGATCTTCCGACACGTCGAACGCCAGGTCGCGCTTGGCGCCGTACCAGTCGATGATCTTGCGCACCTCGGCCATGACCTCGGGGCCGATGCCGTCCCCGGCAAGGATCAGAAGGGAAGCGGTGCTCATGTCGTGTTTCTCCGGCTGCGTTTTGCCGCGTGCGGTATCCCGTTGACCGCGGAGGGTCAAGGCGTGGGCGTGCGCTCAAGGGCGCAGGTCGACCCAGATCAGCCGGTGGCGGGATGCGGTCTCGGTTCGTGCCAGCGCCGCGGCGTCCTCCGGGTCGGGCCAGTGCAGACCGGCGCCGGTCACGGTCAGGTCCCGCGTGGGCAGGATGTAATCAACCCGCAGGTTGCCGGGATCGGTTGGGCGCGTGTCGGGCCAGTCCACCGTATCGTGCGCGGGATCGCCGCCGTGCCGGGCGTTCACGCCGCCCTGCGCCCGAGTGGCCGCAGCCGCCCCCGTCGCTTGTGGGGCAGGGTCCTGAAGGCGTGGGTGGGCGCGCAGGCGGGCGAGGGCGCCGGGGCGGGCCTCCCCATCCTGCGGGTCGGCGTTGAGCGTACCCAGAACCACGGCCTTCCCGAGCGGGGGGGCGGTGCCTTCCGGGCGCCAGCCGTTGAGGTAGTCGGCCCAGAGCCGCATCTGGTCCGCGTTGCGCCGCCCGTTGCGATCCTCCGGACCGTCGAACACGGGCGGCGTGGCGTGCAGGGTCAGAAGCCGCAGCACGTCGCCCGAGGGCAGGCGCACGGGCACGTCCCAATGCCCCGTGGCCGACAACCGGATCACGGCCTGTTCTTCGGGACCGTAAGTTTCGGGCAGGCTGGCGGCGGGAAACTCGGCCCAGAGCAGGCCCGACAGGTCGGTGATCTCGTCGCGCAGAATCGGGTAGCGTGACAGCAGCACCAGCCCGCCCGCGCCGCGAAACTCGCCAAAGGCCTGGGTGTCTTCGGGTTCGTCCCATTTCCCGTCGCGGTCGAGGTCGAGGCCGGTGGGCACGCCGGTGTTCGGTGCGGCGGTAAATCCGTGGGGAAGGGGCAGGCCGCGCTGGGCCAGGGCCGTTTGCAGCGCGGCCAAAGTGGCTTGCCCCGCGTCGTAATCGATATCGGCCAGCAGGACGATGTCCGGTGCGGTCTCCACCAATATATCCAGCACCGCGGCGAGTTGGTCCGGCGCCTCATCCCGCCGCAGGTCGCGCAGAAGCAGCCCCGGCCCGCGCGCCGAGAGCTCGGTATGGAAATAGGCCACGCGCACGGTCTCGGCGGTCAAACGCAGCGGGCCGACCAGCAGGGCCAGCACAAGGCAAAATCGGAACAGGCGGGCAAGGCGCATGGACGGGTCCGAACGTGAAAAGGGCCTCCGATCCGTTGATCGAAAGCCCCGCCATGTTTCGTCAATATTGGTTAAGGTATCCTTACCGGCGTCCGGCCGATGGGGTCAGACCCAAGGCCGTGCCGCGCTGGCCTGAGCCTCGAACGCATCGATGGACGCGACCTTCTCAAGGCTCAGCCCGATATCGTCGAGCCCATTGAGCAGGCAGTGCTTCTTGAAGGCGTCCACCTCGAAGGAGATCGTGCCGCCGTCGGGGCCGGAGATCGTCTGGTTCTCCAGATCGACGGTGACGGTCGCGTTTGCCCCCCGCGCCGCATCGTCCATCAGCTTGTCCACCTCTTCCTGGGGCAGGGCGATGGGCAGGATGCCGTTCTTGAAGCAGTTGTTGTAGAAGATATCGGCAAAGCTCGGCGCGATCACGCAGCGGATGCCGAAATCCAGCAGCGCCCAGGGGGCGTGTTCCCGCGACGAGCCGCAGCCGAAATTCTCGCCGGTCACGAGGATCTGGGCGTCGCGGTATTGCGGCTTGTTCAGCACGAAATCCGGGTTCTCGTTGCCCTGCCGGTCATAGCGCATCTCGTCGAACAGGTTCACGCCCAGGCCGGAGCGCTTGATCGTTTTGAGGAACTGCTTGGGGATGATCATGTCGGTGTCGATATTGACCAGCGGCATGGGCGCCGCGATCCCGGTCAGCTTGGTGAATTTTTCCATCAGAAGTCTCCGAGGCGTCGTGCCGAGGCAGGCGCCGTTAGTCTTTTTTCGGTTTGGCCAGCTCGGGATGGCTGCGCAGGAAGAAGCCCAGCACCACGAAGCCCATGCCATTGAACAGCAACTCGACCCCCAGCAGCACGCCCAGCAATTGCACTGAGGCGGTGGCGAAATTGGCCATGATGTAAGCCGCCAGCAGGATCGACAGAGCGCCGGAGATCAGCATCGGCCAGAAGAACTGGGTCTGCTTCATGGTCCAGGCAAAGACGATCCGCGCGCCGCCGCTGACCGCCAGCAGGATGGTGATCAGCAGGGCGAGGGAAATCGCGCCCTGAAGCGGGTTGAACAGGAAGGAGAGGCCCAGGAACGCCGCGAGCACCCCCATGCCGATCGAGAACGCCTTGCTGCCGAAGCCCTCTTCGCCGAGACCGCCGACGATCTGCGCGCCCCCTGCGATCAGGAAAAGCGCCCCGGTCAGGCCGGTGACCGCGATCGAGGCAAGCACGGTGTTGCCCAGTACGATCACGCCGCAGACCAGCGAGAGCAGCCCAAGCAGGGCCCATTTCATCCATTGTTTCACGACAAGTCTCCTGCTTTCTGGGTTACATCAGGTCCCGCACGTCCGTGAGCTTGCCGGTGACCGCGGCGGCGGCGGCCATGGCGGGCGAGACGAGATGCGTCCGCCCCTTGTAGCCCTGCCGCCCCTCGAAATTGCGGTTCGAGGTAGAGGCACAGCGCTCGCCTTCGCTCAGCTGGTCGGGGTTCATGGCCAGGCACATGGAACAGCCCGCCATGCGCCATTCGAACCCGGCCTGCTTGAAGATGTCGGCAAGGCCTTCTTCCTCGGCCTGGGCGCGGACAAGACCGGAGCCTGGCACCACCATCGCCCGCTTCACGGCGATCTTCTTGCCCTTCAGGATTTCCGCGGCGGCGCGCAGGTCTTCGATCCGGCCATTGGTGCAGGAGCCGATGAAGACCGTGTCGATCTCGATCTCGCTCAGCGGCGTGCCCGGGGTCAGGCCCATGTAGTCGAGCGAGCGCCGGGCCGCGTCGACCTTGCCGCCGGTGAAATCCTCCGGCGCGGGCACCATGGCACTGATCGGTAGCACGTCTTCGGGGGAGGTGCCCCAGGTGACCACGGGGGCGATATCCTCGCCCTTGATGGTGACGACCTTGTCCCAATGGGCGTCGTCGTCGGAATAGAGGGTCTTCCACCAGGCCAGCGCGGCCTCCCACTGTGCGCCCTTCGGCGCATGGGGGCGGCCCTGCACGTATTCATAGGTCTTCTCGTCCGGCGCGATCAGGCCCGCACGTGCACCCCCTTCGATTGCCATGTTGCAGACGGTCATGCGGCCTTCCATGGACAGGTCGCGAATGGCCTCGCCGCAATACTCGATCACGTAGCCGGTGCCGCCCGCGGTGCCCGTGGCGCCGATCACCGAGAGGGTGATATCCTTGGCGGTCACGCCGGGGCGCAGCTTGCCCGTGATCTCCACCTTCATGTTCTTGGATTTCTTCTGGATCAGGGTCTGGGTGGCCAGCACATGCTCGACCTCCGACGTGCCGATACCGTGCGCCAGCGCGCCGAACGCGCCGTGGGTGGCGGTGTGGCTGTCACCGCAGACCACGGTCATGCCCGGCAGGGTCCAACCTTGCTCGGGCCCCACGATATGGACGATGCCCTGGCGGATGTCGGAAACCGGGTAGTAATGGATCCCGAAATCCTTGGCGTTCTTGTCGAGGGCTTCGACCTGAATGCGGCTGTCCTCGGTCATCTGGTCGGGGTTCTCGCGGCCAAGCGTCGTGGGCACGTTGTGGTCCGGCACGGCGATGGTCTTGTCCGGCGCGCGGACGGTGCGGCCCGCCATGCGCAGACCTTCGAAGGCTTGCGGGCTGGTTACCTCGTGGACCAGATGGCGGTCGATATAGAGCAGGCAGGTGCCATCCTCGGCCTCATGGGCCAGGTGCGCATCCCAGATCTTGTCGTAAAGCGTGCGGGCAGTCATGGATCTCTCCCCAGGTGGAGGGTGTCATTGCAATGGGTCTGGCAGGGGCAGGGGCGTCAAAGCCCCACGCGCACCGTTCGAAGGGCGCCGTGGAACCGCCAGGGCAACCGCGACCGGTCTGACATGTCGAAAACTCTGTCCATGAGCAGCAGATACAGCCCCCGACCCTGTGCCGCAAGAGATGCTTGTCGCCGCCCGGCAGGGGCCGCTGTCCATGTGTCGCACCCGTGGGGTGTGGAAAAAAATGATCCGGGCCCGATATGGCACCGTACCCCCTGCACAATACCACCAAAGTCGAAGGACACGGCGTCATGATACGCACCACACATATAGCCTTGATGCTCGGTATGATGGTCGCCGCGGTGTCGGTGGGCGCAGAAGCGCAGCTTTATCGTGGATATGAGACCCCCAGCTATGAAGTCACCGTGAAAAAAGGCGATTTCGAGCGTCGCAGCTATGCGCCGCAGGTCGTCGCGGAGGTCTATGTGCAAGGCGACCGGGAAGAGGCCGTCTCGCGCGGCTTCCGCGTGCTGGCCGACTACATCTTCGGCGGCAACGTGGATGAGGCCAAGGTCGCGATGACCACACCGGTCAGTCAGCAGGCCGCCGACGATGATGACGCCGGTCTCTGGGTCGTGCGATTCGGGATGCCCCGGGGTTACACACTGGAAAACCTGCCGAAGCCGCAATCGGCGGCGATCCGTCTGACCGAGACACCGGCGGAGGACCAATTGGTGGTGCAGTTCACCGGCCGCTGGAGCGAAGCACAGCTCACCCAGAAAGAGCTGGAATTGCGGGCTTTTGCAGCAGCGCACGGGTTGGACGCGTCCGGTGCGCCGCGGTTCTATTTTTATGATGGGCCGTTCACCCTGCCGTGGACTCGCCGCAACGAGGTTGCGCTCGTTTTGAATTGATGCGCATGGCCGCCCCAAGTGCGGGCCGTTGAGCGAAATGTCGTTCAATGCTATGTTGCTAGTAGCCCGGCGTCGGGGCGTATCTGACGTGTTGCCCAGGAGGACAGAAATCTGTCTCACATTTCCAATGCGGTTGGGGTCTCCGCTGTGACTGAAACCCCTCAGGCTGGACTGGCCGCCGTGCCCACATCCGGCAGCATGAGCGACCGGATACTGGCGCTCACCCTCACCTCTCTTGATCAGGACAAGGCCGAGGATGTCGTCTCCATCAATTTGCGGGGCAAATCGAGCATGGCGGACCATATGGTCGTCTGTTCGGGGCGCTCCACGCGTCAGGTGGCCGCGATTTCGGAAAAGCTGGTCGAACGGCTGAAGGCCGAGCTAGGCGTGGCCTGCAAGGTCGAGGGCAAGGGCCAGGGCGACTGGGTGTTGATCGATACCGGCGACGTGGTGGTGCATGTGTTCCGCCCCGAAGTGCGCGAGTTCTACCAGCTCGAAAAGATGTGGATGACCCCGGCGGCCCAGGCCTGAGTCCGGGCCGGACGGTTCATGAAAGTGACGCTGTGCGTGGTCGGCCGCCTGCGGGCGGGACCGGAACGCGACCTGATCAATGACTACCTGCAACGCTTCGACCGCACCGGGCGGGGTCTTGGCCTCGGTCCGGCGAGCGTCGTCGAGGTTGAGGACCGCAAGGGCGGCGGGAAGGCGGCGGAGGCTGACCTGTTGCGCAAGGCGGTGCCGCGTGGTGCCGTGATCTGCGCGCTGGACGAGCGCGGCAAGACCATGAGTTCGCCGCAATTCGCCGACAGTCTTGCAGGCTGGCGCGATGCGGGGCGCAGCGATCTGGCGTTCCTGATCGGCGGGGCGGACGGGCTCGACAAGGCCTTGCGCGCGCAGGCGGAGGCGCGCTTGTCCTTCGGGGCGATGGTATGGCCGCACATGCTCGCCCGTGTGATGCTTGCCGAACAGTTGTATCGCGCGGCCGCGATCCTGGCAGGGACGCCGTATCACCGCGTGTAACGCGGGCGGTATGGGCGGTTTTTCGAGTGTTTGTGGATCCATGACGCCGAGCACCGCGCACAGGAGGTTTCCGATCCCCAGCCGCTTCGTTAGAAGGCGCGGGAGACAACGAAGGACGATCCGATGACTGCGCCGAAACCAGTGGTGTTGTGTATTCTCGATGGCTGGGGGCTGGACCCGGACGGGCCAGCGAACGCGCCGTTGCTGGCCGACACGCCTGTCATGGATCGGCTCATGGCGACCTGCCCGAATGCGACGCTGACGACCTTCGGCCCGGATGTGGGCCTGCCCTCCGGCCAGATGGGCAATTCCGAGGTTGGGCATACCAATATCGGGGCGGGCCGGGTGGTGGCGATGGACCTCGGGCAGATCGATCTGGCGATCGAGGATGGCAGCTTTGCGCGCAACCCGGCGCTCACGGGTTTCATCGACCGGCTGAAATCCAGCGGGGGGACCGCGCATCTGATGGGTGTGGCATCGGACGGTGGCGTGCATGGCCACACGGATCACATTATCGCAGCGGCCAAGGCGGTGGCCGGGGCCGGGGTTCCGGTTGTGCTCCATGCGATCACCGATGGGCGCGACGTCGCGCCGAAATCCGCTGATCGTTTCATGCCCGCACTTGAGGCTGCGTTGCCCGAGGGCGCGCGGATCGGCACTGTGATCGGGCGCTATTACGCAATGGATCGGGACAACCGCTGGGACCGGGTCGCGCGCGCCTTCGTCGCCATGGTCCGCGCCCAGGGTGAGACCGCCGAGAGCGCCCAGGCAGCCGTGGCCGCCGCTTACGGGAGGGGCGAGACGGACGAATTCATCGCCCCCACGGTGATCGGGGGGTATGCAGGCATGCGGGATGGCGACGGGATCTTCTGTCTGAACTTCCGGGCCGATCGGGCGCGCGAGATCCTGCGCGCCATGGCCCAGCCGGATTTCGACGCCTTCGATCCCGCGGGCCTGCCAGACTTCGCCGCCAAGCTGGGCATGGTGTCCTATTCCGACGAGCATGATGGCTGGTTCGATATCGTTTTTCCCAAGCGCGAAATCGTCAATACCCTCGGCGCCTGGGTCGCCAAGCAGGGATTGCGGCAGTTCCGCCTCGCCGAGACCGAAAAATACCCGCATGTCACTTTCTTTCTGAATGGCGGGCAGGAGACGCCCGAGACCGGGGAGGACCGTTTCATGCCCGACTCGCCCAAGGTGGCGACCTATGACCTGCAGCCCGAGATGAGCGCCGAGGAAGTGTCTGACAGTTTCGTGGCGGCGATCGAGGCGGGCTACGACTTGATCGTGGTGAACTACGCCAACCCGGATATGGTCGGGCATACCGGCGATCTGGAGGCGGCGAAGGCCGCTTGTACGGCAGTGGATACAGGGCTCGGGCGCGCGCTTGCGGCCCTGGAGGTCGCGGGCGGTGCGATGATCGTCACCGCCGATCACGGCAATTGCGAAACGATGATCGACCCGGAGACCGGCGGTACGCATACCGCCCATACCCTGAACCCGGTGCCGGTGATCCTCGTGGGCGGGCCGGAGGGGGCGACGCTTGCACCGGGGCGGCTAGCCGATCTTGCGCCGACGATCCTGCACCTGATGCACTTGCCGCAGCCGGTGGAAATGACCGGCCGAAGTCTGATCCGGTGAGGCGGGCGGCGGTCCTTCTCTGCGCGCTGCTGGCGGCGCCGGTTGCGGCGCAGACCGATCCCGTGGCGCGGGCGTCTCAGGCCGCGGCGCTCTTGGCCGAGGCCGAAACGGCCCTGGCCGGTGCCGGCTCCGCCCCGGACCGGATCGCGGCGCTGACCGATGCGGTGCGCGGGTTCGAGGCCGGGTTGGAGGCGGTGCGTGAAAGCGCGCGGCAGGCCGTGATCCGCGAAGAGGCGATCACCGCAAGGCTGGCCGCGGAACAGGCGCGGCTGGGCGCGTTGCTGGGCGTGCTGCAGACCCTCGACCAGACCCCGCCCCCGGCGCTGCTGCTGCATCCGGACGGCCCACTCAGCCTTGCCAGGGCGGAGATGATGGTTTCCGACGTGACCCCCGCCGTCGCCGCGGAGGCCGCGGCCCTGCGCGCCACGCTGCAGGAGCTGTCCACCGTCCGCATGATCCGGACCAGTGCGAGCGCGCAGCTCGAAGGCGCATTGCGCGATATCCAGGCGGCTAGGGTGGCCTTGGCCGAAACCATGGCCGAGCGTGTGCGGCTGCCCGAGGGGGCGGCGCCCGATCCGGTGCTTCTGGGCGTGCTGTCGGCCTCCAGCCGGACGCTGGAGGATTTCGCTGCGGGGCTTGCGGATATCCCCGCGCCTCCTGCGCCCCTGACCGACTTCGCCAGCCTCCGCGGGGCCCTGCCCCTGCCGGTCGCGGCCCGCGTGTTGCGCCGCTTTGGCGAGGCGGATCTTGCAGGCATCGCGCGACCCGGTCTCGTGCTGGCCGCGCCGGCCCAAGCGCTCGTGACGGCGCCCTTTGCGGCCACGGTGCGCTATACCGGGACGCTTCTGGACTACGGAAACGTGATCGTGCTTGAGCCCCAAACCGGTGTTTTGCTTATTCTCGCGGGGCTGGATGCGCTCTACGTTGATGGGGGAGATGTGCTGGCCCCCGGCGCCCCGCTCGGCCTGATGGGGGGAGACCCCGCGCAGCAGACCGGTTTTGCCAGTGGTCAAACCCGGCAGGAGACGCTTTACTTGGAACTGAGAGAGAGCGGTGCCCCGGTCGATCCGGAGGACTGGTTCGTGACAGACAAGGATTGAGACGCAGATGAAGAAATTCGTGATGGCCGCACTGGGCGGCACAGTGGCAGGCGCCCTGCTGACAACCCAAGTCGCAGGGCCACTGCTGGCACAGGACAACGCGCGCAACACCTCGGTCTACGAGCAGCTTGACCTGTTCGGGGACATCTTCGAGCGCATCCGCGCGCAATATGTCGAACAGGTGGATGAAGGCGAGTTGATCGAGGCTGCGATCAACGGGATGCTCACCTCGCTCGACCCCCATTCCAGCTATCTCGCGCCGAAGGATTTCGGCGACATGCAGGTGCAGACCAGAGGCGAGTTCGGCGGACTGGGGATCGAGGTCACCCAGGAAGACGGGTTCGTGAAGGTCGTCTCGCCCATCGATGACACGCCGGCGGCCGAGGCAGGGATCGAGGCGGGCGATTTCATCACCCATGTGGACGGCGAGAGCGTACTTGGCCTGACCCTGGACGCTGCGGTCACCATGATGCGGGGCCCGGTGGGCTCCGAAATTGTGATCACCGTGGTGCGCGAGGGCTTCGACGAGCCCTTCGACGTCACCATCACCCGCGACACCATCAAGCTCACCGCCGTGCGCAGCCGGGTCGTCCGCGACACGGTGGTCATGCGGATCACCACCTTCAACGACCAGACCTTCCCGAACCTCGAAGAGAAGATGGCCGAAGAGGTGGCCGAATTGGGCGGGATGGAAGCTGTCAGCGGTTTCGTGATCGATCTGCGCAACAACCCC
The Dinoroseobacter shibae DFL 12 = DSM 16493 genome window above contains:
- a CDS encoding lysophospholipid acyltransferase family protein, with the protein product MTRRARLSYLISFAPIYVFLKLARLVPFRRRVALGGALAGLALRHFPPARKRVMANLARIYPDMAPEAARARCRAIGRQLGRTLTEILFGTEHQTKHLPFTVSGPGLEAIRAAHAAGKPILLVSAHFGQWDAARIYLRDTLGIEVGALYRPNNNPYYEPYLAEGAAASGTPLVPKGNDGFRMLLRHLKGGGAFAIMADQYHFTGAVLPFMGADARTALTPAELALRYKAPLVPCFGIRRDAEGRIDVVFEAPIEGETPEEMMRAFNDRATARIEADPDQWLWPHRRWKGMEGG
- a CDS encoding DMT family transporter, whose protein sequence is MSSNLKGALLGLAAFAVFAVHDVVVKTLGGSYTPFQIVFFGVLFSFPLTTVMMMREKAHGNLRPRHPWWIALRTGAAVITGLTAFYAFTVLPLAQVYAILFASPLLITVLSIPILGETVRLRRWLAVIVGLIGVVVVLRPGAVDLTLGHVAALTAAVGGALASVVVRKVGREERSVVLLLYPMVANFVLMACLMPFFYRPMPVGDLAAVGLMAALGFGASLLLIAAYRAGEAAIIAPMQYSQILWASLFGFVLFGEGIDLNTALGAAIVIASGLYIVARESRSSVSDNMPVLRTRSRPETGTMPRVGPLLPDTAKPDLPGDKPDAD
- the leuB gene encoding 3-isopropylmalate dehydrogenase, with the translated sequence MSTASLLILAGDGIGPEVMAEVRKIIDWYGAKRDLAFDVSEDLVGGAAYDVHGVPLADETMAKAQAVDAVLLGAVGGPKYDTLDFSLKPERGLLRLRKEMDLFANLRPAQCFDALADFSSLKKDIVAGLDIMIVRELTSGVYFGEPRGIHKEGNERVGINTQRYTESEIARVARSAFELAKKRGNKVCSMEKANVMESGILWRDVVTEIHAAEYADVELSHMYADAGAMQLVRAPKQFDVIVTDNLFGDLLSDAAAMLTGSLGMLPSASLGLPMENGRPKALYEPVHGSAPDIAGQGKANPCACILSFAMALRYSFDQGAEADRLEAAVNQVLAQGIRTADLMQAGDTAPASTSQMGDAVIAALDASL
- a CDS encoding endonuclease/exonuclease/phosphatase family protein, whose product is MRLARLFRFCLVLALLVGPLRLTAETVRVAYFHTELSARGPGLLLRDLRRDEAPDQLAAVLDILVETAPDIVLLADIDYDAGQATLAALQTALAQRGLPLPHGFTAAPNTGVPTGLDLDRDGKWDEPEDTQAFGEFRGAGGLVLLSRYPILRDEITDLSGLLWAEFPAASLPETYGPEEQAVIRLSATGHWDVPVRLPSGDVLRLLTLHATPPVFDGPEDRNGRRNADQMRLWADYLNGWRPEGTAPPLGKAVVLGTLNADPQDGEARPGALARLRAHPRLQDPAPQATGAAAATRAQGGVNARHGGDPAHDTVDWPDTRPTDPGNLRVDYILPTRDLTVTGAGLHWPDPEDAAALARTETASRHRLIWVDLRP
- the leuD gene encoding 3-isopropylmalate dehydratase small subunit, with translation MEKFTKLTGIAAPMPLVNIDTDMIIPKQFLKTIKRSGLGVNLFDEMRYDRQGNENPDFVLNKPQYRDAQILVTGENFGCGSSREHAPWALLDFGIRCVIAPSFADIFYNNCFKNGILPIALPQEEVDKLMDDAARGANATVTVDLENQTISGPDGGTISFEVDAFKKHCLLNGLDDIGLSLEKVASIDAFEAQASAARPWV
- a CDS encoding HdeD family acid-resistance protein; protein product: MKQWMKWALLGLLSLVCGVIVLGNTVLASIAVTGLTGALFLIAGGAQIVGGLGEEGFGSKAFSIGMGVLAAFLGLSFLFNPLQGAISLALLITILLAVSGGARIVFAWTMKQTQFFWPMLISGALSILLAAYIMANFATASVQLLGVLLGVELLFNGMGFVVLGFFLRSHPELAKPKKD